From a region of the Halorubrum sp. BV1 genome:
- a CDS encoding 30S ribosomal protein S17e, with protein sequence MAIKPKYIKQLGNVLLEQYPDSFNTDFETNKESVTALTTVESKGVRNRIAGYVTRKKAQAAQPA encoded by the coding sequence ATGGCCATCAAACCCAAGTACATCAAACAGCTCGGGAACGTCCTGTTAGAGCAGTATCCCGACTCCTTCAATACGGACTTCGAGACGAACAAGGAGAGCGTCACCGCGCTGACGACCGTCGAGTCGAAGGGCGTCCGCAACCGGATCGCCGGCTACGTCACGCGGAAGAAGGCACAGGCGGCCCAGCCCGCCTAA
- a CDS encoding DUF447 domain-containing protein → MTDGVSLDGWPVRLRGVTESVVTTLGPNGRWNAAALGLHAPDGSAEAEAPPDSDATEAPGGSVTARTYGRTRTWRNFTERGGGVVQFTTDPRTFVDAALTVHEVDDPVLATADAWVEVRAEQVASETDGETTIRTWELDPVESAVLAERVPTVNRGFGAVVDATVAASRLDVPGFDEETLLDRLAYFADVVERCGGPAEREAFARIHEVTGWRDRAGGRE, encoded by the coding sequence GTGACCGACGGCGTTTCCCTCGACGGCTGGCCCGTCCGGCTCCGCGGCGTCACGGAGTCCGTGGTGACGACGCTCGGTCCGAACGGTCGGTGGAACGCCGCGGCGCTGGGACTCCACGCGCCGGACGGTTCCGCGGAGGCCGAGGCTCCGCCCGACTCAGACGCGACCGAGGCTCCGGGCGGCTCCGTCACGGCGCGGACGTACGGGCGAACGCGGACGTGGCGGAACTTCACCGAGCGCGGCGGCGGCGTCGTGCAGTTCACGACGGACCCACGGACGTTCGTCGACGCCGCGCTCACGGTCCACGAAGTCGACGACCCGGTGCTCGCGACCGCCGACGCGTGGGTCGAGGTGCGCGCAGAGCAGGTCGCAAGCGAGACCGACGGAGAGACGACGATCCGGACGTGGGAACTCGATCCGGTCGAGAGCGCGGTGCTCGCCGAGCGCGTCCCGACGGTGAACCGCGGGTTCGGCGCGGTCGTCGACGCGACGGTCGCGGCCTCGCGGCTCGACGTGCCTGGCTTCGACGAAGAGACACTCCTCGACCGGCTGGCGTACTTCGCCGACGTGGTCGAGCGCTGCGGCGGACCGGCAGAGCGCGAGGCGTTCGCGCGGATCCACGAGGTCACCGGGTGGCGTGACCGCGCGGGCGGTCGCGAGTGA
- a CDS encoding triphosphoribosyl-dephospho-CoA synthase, translated as MLLEVAGTPKPGNVDRRRDLADLRFESFLGGAVGARGGLELAARGREREAADGDPSGEATSETSVGTAFERAVAGMADRAGTNTQFGCLLLLVPLVRATATGDLSPAGVDRVTRNTTVGDAVAFYRSFERVDIAVAEPPADADALDVRRGGDAETTLRDRGATLRDVMALSTSAGDGPESLPSERVPDRNAQEWTEGFPRTFRAAEWILTDDGPLADRAARAFLGLLATEPDTLVATNRGPDVARDATARAAAVVRGNHKVSVLDGPGDRESGPLTDPPTPDAVHAVDLATAETLADAFVDEGINPGTTADLTCAALYVALRRGAEVAP; from the coding sequence ATGCTCCTCGAAGTCGCCGGCACGCCGAAACCCGGCAACGTCGACCGGCGTCGCGACCTCGCCGACCTCCGATTCGAGTCGTTCCTCGGCGGCGCGGTCGGAGCTAGGGGGGGCCTCGAACTGGCCGCTCGCGGCCGAGAACGCGAGGCGGCAGACGGCGACCCGAGCGGCGAGGCGACCAGTGAGACGTCGGTCGGAACCGCCTTCGAGCGCGCCGTCGCCGGGATGGCCGACCGCGCCGGGACGAACACGCAGTTCGGCTGTCTGCTGCTCCTCGTCCCGCTCGTGCGGGCGACCGCCACCGGCGACCTCTCGCCCGCCGGCGTCGACCGGGTGACCCGAAATACGACCGTCGGCGACGCGGTCGCGTTCTATCGGTCGTTCGAGCGCGTCGACATCGCGGTCGCCGAGCCTCCCGCAGACGCGGACGCGCTCGACGTGCGCCGCGGCGGCGACGCAGAGACGACACTCAGGGACCGCGGGGCGACGCTGCGGGACGTGATGGCACTATCCACGTCGGCGGGAGACGGACCGGAGTCACTCCCGAGCGAGCGCGTTCCCGACCGCAACGCGCAGGAGTGGACCGAGGGGTTTCCGCGGACCTTCCGCGCGGCCGAGTGGATCCTGACTGACGACGGCCCGCTCGCGGACCGCGCGGCTCGGGCGTTCCTCGGCCTACTCGCGACGGAGCCAGACACGCTCGTCGCGACGAACCGCGGTCCGGACGTCGCTCGTGATGCGACGGCGCGGGCGGCCGCGGTCGTGCGCGGAAACCACAAGGTGAGCGTACTCGATGGCCCCGGCGACCGCGAGAGCGGGCCGCTCACCGACCCGCCGACTCCCGACGCGGTCCACGCGGTCGACCTCGCCACAGCCGAGACGCTGGCTGACGCGTTCGTCGACGAGGGGATAAACCCCGGAACGACCGCCGACCTCACCTGTGCGGCGCTGTACGTCGCGCTCAGACGCGGCGCGGAGGTCGCGCCGTGA